TAGCTATCTACTGTGTCTTTTGTTGCTACCATGAAAGTGCTTTTAACTTCTTGTGGTTATTGAAAGTTAAAGTTTGTTGTCGTTAAGAACAGTGACCTGTTTCAGATGGGTAAACTCTCTAAACTTGGTGTTCTGTTGAGTTAGTGTTATCATGGTTTTTTATCTATCAGAAGAGATAAAGTGCTATTGAACAAAATAGGGTCCCCCAATAACTACGTACATGTTTagatgacatcatcaccagTGAGCACTTTCATTGGGTAGAGCATGGCCACTTGTCCCGTCCTCCAACAAGCCTTTGACCAATACGTGTCTTCGGTTCCGGACTTAGGACTTCATTTTTATTAGCATGTTAGCACCACCTGGTGGACAAAGCCATTGTTGAGCAGCTTTCAAAGGCGTGGAACAGAAAGTAGACATGAGTGTGTTCTGTTCCCTTTAGGTGTGGCGGGTAAgactgctgcgtgtgtgtgtgtgtgtgtgtgtgtgtgtgtgtgtgtgtgtgtgtgtgtgtgtgtgtgagtgagaggttTATCTTGTCAAAGACATTGTTTCAGCAGTTAAAGAAGAGCTGGGATGTCTTTGGTTGTTGGCTAACAGTGTGCGGCTTAGACAAGATCTTTCTAATTCTGCTGAATGCAAGTGCTGCATAATATATTGTGCGATAACTGATATTGCAATTCTGGCCTCTGCAATACTGATATCACAGAGCGCTGATATGCAAATTGCAGCCTTCTAACAagtcatgtttctttttgtgtgcTGTGAACATCTTGAAGGAAAGGTTGGCAGAAACGTTCCCTCTCCTAATGGGAGCAGCGCTCCAGAAGGTGTGGGTGTTTTTGGCTGTGTTGCCAGGGCTGTCTCTCTACCCCGACAGCTCCCTGGCCCCGTCCTCTGTGACGGGTGCTGCTGATGTCTGCAGTTGGACCTTCAGAACTTTGTGAGTGGAGTGGCGGAACGCGAGCGGAGGCTGCCCACGTCAGCATAGCCTTGGGTGAAGGAGTCTGCATGTTTTAATTGATTAGTCTGGGTTCACACTGCACCTTCTGACCTCTGaaacacttttgtgtgtgtgtgtgtgtgtgtgtgtgtgtgtgtgtgcgcgcaacgTGTTTGAGTCTGCTGTGAGCATTTGTTATgccgtatgcatgtgtgtgcatatttggtTCAGTTCTCAGGAGTGTtttctgaactgtgtgtgtgcgcagggtCACGTCCATAGCGGACCGTTTGAATGTGGATTTTGCGCTGATCCataaggagaggaagaaggcGAATGAGGTGGACCGCATGGTTCTGGTGGGAGACGTGAAGGACAGAGTCGCCATTCTGGTGGACGACATGGCTGATACCTGTGGGACTATCTGTCATGCAGCAGACAAGTGAGGaaaaacacacgcgcacacacaagcacgcacacacaagcacgcacacacaagcacgcacacacaagcacgcgcacacaagcacgcacgcgcacacacaagcacgcacacacaagcacgcacacacaagcacgcacacacaagcacgcacacacaagcacgcacgcgcacacacaagcacgcgcacacaagcacgcgcacacaagcacgcgcacacaagcacgcgcacacaagcacgcacgcacgcacacaagcacgcacacacacacacaagcaaacacgcacacacaagcaagcacgcacacacaagcaagcacgcacacacaagcacgcacacacacaagcacgcgcacacaagcacacacacacaagcacacacacacaagcacaggcgcacacaagcacacacacaagcacgcgcacacaagcgcacacacacgcacacacacacaagcacgcgcacacacacaagcacgcgcacacacacaagcacgcacacacacgcacacacgcacgcacgcacacacacaagcacacacacacacgcgcacgcacacacaagcacgcacacacaagcacgcacgcacacaagcacgcacgcacacaagcacgcacacacacgcacgcacacaagcacgcacacacaagcacgcacacacaagcacgcacacacaagcacgcacacacacgcacacacacaagcacacacgcacacacaagcacgcacacacacgtgcgcacacaagcacacacacacacgcacgcacacaagcacacacaagcacgcacacgcccacacacacgcgcacacacacaagcacgcgcacacacacaagcacgcgcacacacaagcacgcgcgcgcacacacaagcacgcgcgcgcacacacaagcacgcgcgcgcacacacaagcacgcgcgcgcacacaagcacgcgcgcgcacacacaagcacgcgcgcgcacacacaagcacgcacgcacacacaagcacgcacacgcacgcacacacacaagcacgcacacacgcgcacacacacaagcacacacgcgcacacacacaagcacacacgcgcacacacacaagcacacacgcgcacacacacaagcacgcacacacaccctcacaagcacgcacacaagcacgcacatacacgcacacaagcacgcacatacacgcacacaagcacgcacatacacgcgaacacacacgaacgaacacacacgaacgaacacacacacgaacacacacacgaacgaacgaacacacgaacgaacgaacacacgaacgaacgaacacacacgaacgaacacacacgaacgaacgaacgaacacacacgaacgaacacacacgaacgaacgaacgaacacacacgaacgaacgaacacacacgaacgaacacacacgaacgaacgaacgaacacacgaacgaacgaacgaacacacgaacgaacgaacgaacacacacacgaacgaacacacacacgaacgaacacacacgaacgaacacacacacgaacgaacacacacacacgaacgaacacacgaacgaacacgaacacacacacgaacgaacacCCACGAACGAACACCCACCCACGAACGAACACCCACCCACGAACGAACACCCACCCacgaacgaacgaacacacacacccacacgaacgaacacacacgaacgaacacacacacgaacgaacgaacacacacaccaatgtacATGAACGAACGTATACACGAATGtgtacacgcatacacacatgaatgtacacacatgcgtacacgaACGTACACACgaacgtgtacacacacacgaacgaacacacacacgaacgaacacacacacgaacgaacacacacacgaacgaacacacgaacgaacgaacacacgaacgaacgaacgaacacacgaacgaacgaacgaacacacgaacgaacacgaacacacgaacgaacacacacgaacgaacacacacgaacgaacacacacgaacgaacacacacgaacgaacacacacacgaacgaacacacacacgaacgaacacacacacgaacgaacacacacacgaacgaacacacacgaacgaaTACACACccacgaacgaacacacacccacgaacgaacacacacacacacacacacgaacgaacgaacacacacaccaatgtacATGAACGAACGTATACACGAATGtgtacacgcatacacacatgaatgtacacacatacgtacacgaACGTACACATGattgtgtacaaacacacacgaacgaacacacacacgaacgaacacacacacgaacgaacacgaacgaacacacacacacgaatgaacacgaacgaacacacacacgaatgaacacgaacgaacacacacacacgaacgaacacacacatgaacgaacacacacacacacgaacgaacaaacgaacacacacacacacccacggacgaacacacacacacccacggacgaacacacacaccaatgtacATGAACGAACGTATACACAAATGtgtacacgcatacacacatgaatgtacacacatacgtacacgaACGTACACATGaacgtgtacacacacgtacaggaACGTACACATGaacgtgtacacacacgtacacgaacgtacacacaaacgtatacacacatgaatgagcacacacacaaacatatacacacaaaaacgcgcacacatacacgcgaacgtacccacacacacgaacgaacgtacacacacacacgaatgtaTACTTACACGAACATACACGAaagtacacacacgtacacacacatacacaaaaacgaacatacacacacgaacgTAcccacaaacgtacacacatgaatgtacatatgaacatgtgtacacacacaacaacgTGCACACACGTATGCTCACAtgaacgtgcacacacatgtacacagactaACGTAGACATGTACACGAacgtacacacatgtacacaacgtgaacacacacaaaacgtgcacccaaacatacacacgtgtacacagaTCAGACACACGTCATAATTAGAACCATCAGAAGCACGATCACATTATATTAGttagaatattattattaccttCAGGGTAATTAAAATAACTCTAACCTTAATTAAATACCCCTAATCTTAATTAAATATCCCTAATCCTAATTTTGAAATATCCCTAACCTGATTTAAAATATccataattttaataaaaatactcctAAATCTAATTAAAATATGCTTAATCCTAAATAAAATATCCTTAACCCGGAGAATTAAAATAACCTGACTGAGAAATAAAACCCAAAAACTGCAGCAGTGGACAAATGTTGAATTTAGAATCTTTTTGCAAGTCCTCATaatttttgtgggtgtgtgtgtgtgtgtgtgtgtgtgggggtgtgtgtgtgggtatggaaCATTAGGTTGGTTTCTGCTGGAGCTACTAAGGTTTACGCTATTCTGACTCATGGTATCTTCTCTGGGCCTGCGATCTCCCGTATAAATAATGCCAACTTTGAAGCTGTGGTTGTCACAAACACCATTCCCCAGGAGGACAAGATCAAACACTGCAGCAAGATCCAGGTAAcaaactctgtagggtgggaGATCTCGAGGAGaagggtggagctaaactctgcagggtggtagatctccaggactgggggtggagctaagctctgtagggtggtagatctccaggagtgggggtggagctaagctctgtagggtggtagatctccaggtgaagggtggagctaaactctatAGgctggtagatctccaggagaagGGTGgaagatctccaggagtggagtaggagctaaactctgcagggttgTAGATCTCCCTGAGtcggggtggagctaaactccgTAGGCTGGTAGATCTCCAGGTGaagggtggagctaaactcacCCTCAGCAGGGTTGTCTCTGTCCTGTTTATCTCAGACACCGACAGTGTGTGAATGCGTAGTAATGGCATGTGTGTCTCTTTATTCCACCCCCATGCAGGTGATTGACATCTCCATGATTCTGGCAGAGGCTATCAGACGAACCCACAATGGAGAGTCTGTGTCCTACCTGTTCAGTCATGTACCTTtataacacacactctttaaCTAAATCAAATGCACTTCCTTGatttgtggttgttgtttgtgGTTCTCATACAGAACCGGTTCAAATATACCAACTTCACCATAAAATGATGATGTTTACTATAATCATCACTGCCCAGACTATCTCGGTGTTACGCAACATTAATAAGCCATACGCAGATGTTTCGAGCTAGTTACTGAGAGTTCACGCGAGTCTGTTACGTTATCCGTCACGCGAGTCCAGGCCACACTGGTACTGCTGTGGTACTGGTCTGTTATATAGTTCACCTCGTAGACACTCTGCCTGCTTCATGCagtaaaatgctgtttgtttagaatgttgttgctatggcagctgCACTCCTTGTTTATCTCTTATAATCTTATTTTGTTCGtcattgtgattttttaaaacttttttttttgggtgtggTATACTGCATTGCGTTAAAAGCTTTCCTACCGGCATCTGAAGATTCAGAGATTTTAAAAGTGTAAAGTagaatgagaaagtgagaggtttatttttatatacgAGTGTTCGGATGTTGCTAAATGCTGTGGATTCTAATGTGCTCTGTGTTTACTCAGGCTGTTACCAGAGTGCTTGAAGAGAGATCATTCTGAACATCTCTTCAGTTTTGACTTCTCTTGTTCTCACTCTTattctcacacacgtgcacgcatgtgcgtacacacacacacacgcatactgcactcacacacacttcacacacataattcgcacgcacgcacacacacacacacatgtgcgcacacacacactacactcacgcacacacactacactcacacacactacacttctcacacacacactacacacacacttcatacacacactacacatgcacacacacacacacacactatactcacacgcacactgcgcgcacacactacacacgcgcacacacactacacttctcacacacacacactacactcacatacacactacacacacacacgcatgcacgcacatacaatcacacacacacacacacgctcgcgcgcgcgcacacacactggtaagAGTGGTATGAATTGGCTTCATGTTGGATTTCTTTCagggatttgtttgtgtgtgcgcgcatgtgtgcgtgtgcgcagtTCATTTGATTAGACTTATTTTTAACTCATAAGTGATGTaggtgacttttattttgacatcatcatccctctctgtcctgctcagcTGAAGTCTTGATTGTCTTGGTCAAATCTTGTTGCCTTAAATAAAACGTTACCGTGAAGGCGGAGCCTGTAGTGCCACCAATCAGAACAAAAACTGTCACATTTGGGTACAGAATGAGAAATAAATCATCTGCGAATTATACCTGCAacagtctctctgtccttcattcAGGGTGCAGGAAGTAATCTTTAGACTAAATCCCCAGCCCCCAACAAacaaggacaaacaaacaaaacaaacaagcaaacaatggCCTAGCTGAGCTGATGGCCTTATGAATATTAAGTTCTGATGTTGAACTTGATTTCTGGTCTTTGTACGCTGGGGTAGTAACATTGGAAGTTAACATTTTACCAATATAATATCATGAATAATATAAAAGCGGGTGTGGGCATCTGTAAGGCATAACTCGCGAGCACGAGTAAACCCGCGTGTCACGATCTGTTTTTGACAGTTTATTACTACCTCTAGATGGCGCCAGTTAGCATATTTTGAGAAACAATAAAAATCAAACTGCAATTATGTAGTTATTGCTTTAATAGTGTGGTTACCTTTAATAACGTCATGTGGTGGTTGTAGTATTGAAATAAAATTCAAAGAAGCAAACGGAGCAGAGATTTAGTAGGGAAGCGTGTAATACTGCCTGTCTACCCAACATTTTACCAGAGAAGGTGGAAACTAATATGGTAAATGGAAAAGGAACAGAGCTTATTATTACTGCAACTATAATTACTGCTGTTCTGTGCCGTACTATAAACGTGCAGgaaaaatttaatttttttttagttaattgCAGTTTTTTAAAGAGAGGTTTTTTATTTGCAGTACAAACGttcctctttttttatttgtttatgccATTCTTTGGTTTAGTGCGCACGCGGCCCTTTCAGTCTTCTTATTGGCGCGAGATGTTTCTGCTTCACGTCGGCATTCGGCTTCGGGGAGACCTGAGCACGAGCTCTGGTCGCCACCTGGCAGCTGTTTCACGCGCCCCAGCACTGAGCACGTGCAAATCAGAATAACAGTAATGAGTCCATCCGCATCTTTAGAAGGTTataacacactgtgtgtgtgtgtgagagacctaTTCATTTGGTTTTCATCCGTGAATGAAGCTGTCCAACAACAAACAGACCTCTTCTAAACCCCAGATATGAAGATTAGAAAAAGAAGAACCCGAATGACCTCTGTATGACCCCTTCACCTTTTAGCCCCGGTAGTAGCGATTATTACTGTTGATTCGCTACTCTACACTTATATAGTTTGTATTTCCACGTTTTGGTCTTTTATATAGTTCACAGCTGGAAAGAAAGCTCTGCGAACGGCTCGCTCCCCGCGTGCTGATGTGCGGGAAAAGATATCTGCAGAGTTTACAGGAGACGAGAGCAGAAACCACAGAAGCCCTGTACCACTAAACCGCCTCTCATACGCTGCCAGGTGGCGACGGAGCAGTTTAAGGCCATTTCTGTACATAGAGTTGAATGTAGAATACATGTAAAATCAGCAGCATTGGCGGATCTCCCACAGGCTTCTGGAGGTTTCTGGACCAGCGGGAAACGCGGCACgcactggaacaaaaaaaaaaaggtaaaggCATGACATTTATGGCTCGTGTGTGAAATGACAGCACATTTTGCTTATAATTTCATCCAGCCGACTGTTCCAGTTTAGTGAGTTGTGTATGAAACAGGTCGTTTGTTTAACCTTTCAGCTGTTTAGTTGCCATTTTTTCCCCTCGCTCTCATTCTCAATGTCAAACACGAACAGACAGTTTTAAAGTAAATCGGCGTGGACTAAAGTTTACAGTCGAGGATAAATCCGCGATCTCTCCATGTGCATCCTGGAGACGTCAACTCCAGAGTCAAAGAGCTTCTTCAAATAACTCCGCTTTTACTCGGTATTATcggtattattattagtagtattactattattagtagtattatcTGGAATGATCCctaatttataaatatatggttttgttttgcgCTGTAACGTGGCGGATTTTACGGTTGGATCATTTTGGAGCATTTTTGCACGCGCCGCGACCGTCCAGCGACGAGTTCACGGGAGAGCGCGTGCGATCATCAGTCCCGGGAGTATACCGGCCCGCAGCCGCGCGCCGCACCCGCCACCCGCCAGGTACCAACGAGGAGCACGTGGGTGCCAGAGTGGCGCGCGAGACTGGGCTGCTCACGGTAGGAAACGTGTTGCTAAAATTGTACCAAAAAAACGTAAAAGTAGAGCACGACGACAGTATTAGTTATATTATTCGTTTGTATCTAGTGATTTTAgatatcatttaatttaaactatatattattttttggttGTAGCCTGTTATACTCTTAAAAGAATCTCTTAGCCTTATATCCTATTATAGTCTTTAACAAATCGCCCATATTGTTATATTCTTTAGTAAGTGAATTATAATGTAAAGATAATTATAATCTGTCATATTCTTTAATTAACAAAAACCCCCAATCTTCTGTAAGTTGATTTTTGTAAATGCTGTAGACTATTCTAACTCAAATGCCTCTAGAAATCCCTGAGCTGTAGCGCCAGTGAGGCCATTGTCGGCGGCGCAGCAGTGCTGGACTGGCCAAGCCAAAGCATGTCAGGTGTCGCTCTGCAGTTCCACTGCGCTCTCCCTCCGCGCGAACGCAGTCTGCATGATTGAATGTCGAGATGAATGTGATTAATCCTAAAACAGCTTTGCAGCCTCCGCCATGGCAAACATGCTTCTTTAATAAGCAACTTTTCTCTGTGAGGTTCAGaggtttttaaaagtgttacaCCACCTAGTCTCACTCACGAGCTGCCTAAACTTCCAGGGCATGGAGGGAATCAGAGTTTACCTGCACGAGCGGGAGCTGTGGATGAAATTTCATAACGTCACCACGGAAATGATCGTCACTAAATCAGGCAGGTGAGCAAACAGGTTTTATTTTGGACAAATTAATTCCGGGGAGGTGTCGCTGTGTCCACCGCACCTGCCTGACCAGCAGATTTGTTCTCTGCACCGTGATCATTCCACGCGCGCAGTAAAACAGTACATAACCGCACGCGTTTGCACTGTTTGTTCTCTTTGTGACCGGGACGTTTGACATCCTGTCCTCGTGCACTGCATCGTCGGTTTGCCCCGAACACAGATGTGCTGTAGCTAACCCTGATCAGCTCGTTATCACGAGTCCCTTCCGTTGGCTCACGCGCCGTAACGCTGCGATCGCTTACTGAGTCGCGTGTGATCGGTAACGCTCACCGTGTTTCTCACGCGGTGTCCGTCGTGCAGGCGGATGTTCCCGAGCTACAGGGTAAAGGTCACCGGTCTGAACCCCAAAGCCAGATACGTTCTGCTGATGGACGTGGTGTCCGCAGATGAACACCGCTACAAATACGCCGAGAACGAATGGTACGGATTAAACCTGTCACCTATTACAGGAATGTGTCGTTATATGTCTGGATCAGCCTGTTCCAGCTGAATAACTAATACTCGGAGAAACCAgatccgtgtgtgtgcgcgccctcAGGTTCGTGAACGGGAAGGCTGAGCCCGCAGCTCCCGGTCGGCTCTACGTTCATCCGGGTCGCACTGGACCAGACAGCTCGTCTCCTTCCAGAAACTCAAACTCACCAACAATCACCTGGACCCTGTCGGCCACGTGAGTGCTAACGCAGGATAGGAGAGAGGGATCATTGCGCACTGCTCATGACGACACCAGTCGGGAAGGATTTCAGCAGGTAGATTTAGA
This is a stretch of genomic DNA from Electrophorus electricus isolate fEleEle1 chromosome 6, fEleEle1.pri, whole genome shotgun sequence. It encodes these proteins:
- the tbx5b gene encoding LOW QUALITY PROTEIN: T-box transcription factor TBX5b (The sequence of the model RefSeq protein was modified relative to this genomic sequence to represent the inferred CDS: inserted 1 base in 1 codon), which produces MEGIRVYLHERELWMKFHNVTTEMIVTKSGRRMFPSYRVKVTGLNPKARYVLLMDVVSADEHRYKYAENEWFVNGKAEPAAPGRLYVHPXSHWTRQLVSFQKLKLTNNHLDPVGHIILNSMQKYQPRLHVVQVDEKNSFGSHNTAFCTHSFPETAFIGVTTQHGDKITQLKIQNNPFAKGFCGNEDIKKRQMSSTEVGKLT
- the prps1a gene encoding ribose-phosphate pyrophosphokinase 1a isoform X3, whose translation is MPNIKIFSGSSHPDLSQKIAERLGQELGKVVTKKFSNQETWVTSIADRLNVDFALIHKERKKANEVDRMVLVGDVKDRVAILVDDMADTCGTICHAADKLVSAGATKVYAILTHGIFSGPAISRINNANFEAVVVTNTIPQEDKIKHCSKIQVIDISMILAEAIRRTHNGESVSYLFSHVPL